From the uncultured Methanomethylovorans sp. genome, the window GCCAGAATGTGACTAGATTCATTGATTCCTTCTTTGCTTGTTTCCTTTCTTTTCTGCCATGTTTCCTCACTCGTGGTCTATGATAAGCTCAGGCACTTTAGCGGCAACCTGTGAGCTAGCCTTCCCTTTATGCTTTCTATCATATTTTACAATTCAGCTCATATAGAAGCAGGTAGCTTGTTTTCTACAAGTGGAACGGGATTGTTCCCGTTCACTTTTGCTTCCTTGATGGCTACGGATTCCCTATATTGCTTTGCTTCAGCGATCATCGTGAATTCAAATGTTCCATGCATTTCCTTCACAGCCGACTCGATCTCCTCGATACCAACGTTAAAGAACTCTTTCTTGTAGTTTACCATATTTAGACGCCTGTCATCAAAGAGCCTATGCAGTTTATTCTCCAGCTCCGGAGCATTGTCTGAGAAGATAATTGCATGGACATCGAATTCAAAAGGAACTGATGCATCCCCCAGCTCTCTTACGCGATCCAATGGTTCCAACCGGCGGGTCATGCCTATCTTGTATACGTCTTCTCCAAAAGAACCGATATTTGAAATTACGTATACATGGCCTCTCTTGGTCTGTTGTGCCATTGATAGAGCTCTCTCTTTCTTTTCATGGGCTTCCTGGAGTTGCTGTTGTAGGTCAGCTATCTTGATATTTAGTTCAGATAGTTCTTCTCCTGTAGCTATTTCCGTTTGCTTTTTAGCTTCATCCAGTGCTTTTTGCCAGCGAACCTCTTCCTGTTCAGCATCCTTCTTTGCTTTCTCGGCTTCCCTGAGTGCCTTCTCTTCTTCTCGCATCTGTTCACGTATCTGCCTTTGCTCTTCACGTTCCTGGTATAATTTCTCCTGATACTCGTATGCAAGATGCAATTCATCGAGTTTCATCTGAAGATACTTGTCAGTTATGCGGATCTTCGTAGGTTCACCAAGCTTGTTGATGGCTTCAAATGCTTTCTTGATCCGTTCTTCCATCTTCTGCACATTGTTCCATTTGACTTTCATTATAGCAGCATCACTTTCACCGTTGAAGGCCCTGAGCATGAGTTTAGTGTTCCTGGCAACCATCTGCTCACCTTTTTGTTTGCTCCCTTCAACAGTCCATGACTGACTGCACATTGCTGCAGTTTTATCTTTGAGCATCATCTTCTGCAGTTCCTGTACAGCGAATATCCTTTGCTCATATGCCTCAGAGGTATTGAAATCAAAATGAGGTTTATAGAGGCCGTATGATATGAACTCCAAGTCTTCTTCCAAAGCACTGGTTTCTTTTAAGAGCTGGTCATAAGTGGATTTCTTTTTAGAATATTCTTCGGAGAGCTGTTTGTTCTGTGCAGCTAATTTATTATTGGTATCTTCCTGTGTCTTCTGAGCCTTTTGAAGTTCTTTTTTTGTTTTCTCTATCTCAGCTTCTACATCTTCTATTCCTTTGTATTTTTCAAATGCTTTATTGTATTTTGATCTCTGCTTCAGATACAGAACTGCAAATGCCGCTGCAATTAAAAATAAAACTACTTCTCCAGCCATATCATATCCACCTACACTGTAAACTGAAAGAAGTAAGTGGATATAATATTTGTGATTCTACATATTGCCTTTTACAATAACATCAACTATTTTGAGGTTATAAAATGATGGGGACCCAAAACGTACTTAGATATTGTTCTAGTATTATATACAGCTGAAAAAACTGAACATATGATAACTGCCTGACTTGAACCGGTTTTGATCACAAGACCTCTGAAAAGATGCGCTTGAAAAATAGCATATAGATTGAAGAAATAGCTTTCAAATCCTCAGTGAATATTCTGGTTATCTGATCTGAACATCTTATAATCTCTTTTCCAATTTGTTTTTCAGCTAGTCCTCTGTTTTCTTAAACGAATGAATCCCATTCAATATCCTGTTATATGAAGGATATGTGTAATTTGTAAAGTCATTCTCGCCGGGGTACCATCCGGACAATTAGTTCAGAGTCATTTTTTTCTTTTTTTTTGCTGGCTCCATATTCTTTTAGAATATTTTCCAGTTCTTCAATTTTCCCTAATACTTCTTCATTTCTTGAAGCACCGGTGCGCAACGTTATATTGTTATTACACACTTTCTTTGTGATTTCAATTTCTATCATACAGTATACCTCAACAATGAATACAGGCGGACTAGCTGTAATAGCCTGCATTCCCCCCTTAAACCTTCTCCGCCTGTCGTTAAAATGCACGGGTTATTTGCATATAAATTTTTTGAATTATATGTGTTATTGTTTGTGGTAATAAAAAAGCAATGTATTAATGTCAGTTCACAATTATCGATTCTTTACTCATCTTCATTCTCTGCCATTCATATCATCGATCCCATTCATTACTTTATTAATATGAACGAGTAGAGAAGCAACCAAATATGTCCAAGCGATGTAAACTATAACTGTCGCTAGGATGAATGGAACAGTATGTTTAAAAGCCAGGTATTCTCCATATTGGGCTGCACCATATGTTCGTGCAATATAAATGGTAGAAACAAATTTTATACATCCTGGAATTAAATATAAACCCATAACTAAAATGATGAAATAATATATTTTTTGCTTCGTAGGACTAATAAGTTTCTTTACATTCATAATATATGTGTGGAAAAACACTTATATAAGTCTTTTTTAGTTCTGAGTATAACTCACTATATTAACCCCCTAATTTTTACCACATGTGTTCCGATGCTAAAGTAAATTATCCTAAGTCGAGGTTTTTTCCGCTCTCCTCATCGATTTGATCATTGCTTTCCGGAGGCTGTGCTGTGTTCAATTTTACATATTTCACACCCTTAAGTGACATCAGTTTCTCAGCTACTGATCTGATGTCCTGGCTGTCTCCATCCAAAACAATAACTTCCAGACAGTTTTCTGGGTCCAGATGAGTTATTATCGAAGTTTTGATCACAGAAGAATATTCATGCTGGATCTCAGTAAGGGAGCCGGTTAATCCTCGTTTCATGTAGTCGTAGATCAATGTGATAGTGGCAACACGTCTACCCTGGACCTCAGTCATCCATTCATAATGTGTCATGTAACTTCTAATAGCATCCCTTATACCTTCAGAACGTGATGAATAACCTCGCTGGTCAATGATACTGTCAAATTTAGTAAGGAGGTTGTCAGGAAGTGAAACACCGATTCTCATTAATTCTTGTTCCATAATATCACTCAATAGTATTAGTAAAAAGTATAATGATATCAAATGTTAATAATACTTTTTGTGCATTACAATAATACTTTTTTAATAACTATTGGTATATTCGTTCAACTAATAAGAATCGGTTCTTGATCCTCATACTAATAAAAAACAAATGAAAATCAGTTGATAAATATTGATTACAAATAGGTGATAGGACGGAATGAATCCCATATTTTCCATTCCGTCAGAGTATTGCTCAGTATTCACTGGCATTAATCACTAAGATGTATCTGTATATAAGTATATGCTTTATGTGCTATTTTTATTAAAATTAGTATGTAATTATTTTACTACACAAGTAATTAGTATGTCAAATTCGAATTTTCAAATAGAATTCCCAATTCAAACCCTCTTTATTTTGGTATGATTAAATTATTAATTTATACTATTTGATGTTACTTTATCGACAGTTTTTAATACTATGCTGTAATATGTTAGATTAGCAACAGTCAACCTGTGTGTACATGCACTTTAGAACTCGATTATTTTCTTGGGTTATCTTTGATTAATGGGTTGATCAGATACCCAGTGTACACGGGTTATGTAGGGGGTTTCATACCCCCTAAGCTCCTATATTCCTTTAGAAATCATCTGCTAGGATATATATAGTGCAAAAAAAGGCAAAAGGATACTGGAACTAACTGAGAGATGGTCAACTACCCCATCCTGCCAGCCTTCGGTTGTTGAGGATGAGGCTTGAATGTCAATTATGCATTCGTCTGGGTGGCTGACACACACCCCTGAGATAACGAGATATACCCGAAATCCCTTGTTCTTCTTTCGATATTCATCGAAGCATTCAGATCTGCATTATTCTCATATCCGCATTTTTTACATATGAATTTCAACCGATTCCTGTTGGTATTGGAAACATGATTACATCGGTTGCATTCCTGTGAAGTATGAGCAGGGTCCACAAAGTGGACTTTTATTCCTGCTTCTTTTGCTTTGTATGCAATGAAATCCTGCAGTTGTCTATATGCCCAGCTACTTTGATGATAGCGTTTGTCTTTACGAACTTTCCTTACTTTGTTCTCACGAATACCTTTTAGGTCCTCTAACCCGATCAAAGAAACCTTGTTCTCAATGACGAATTTTACGATTTCTTTAGAAATCTTGTGGTTCACATCTCGCATAAGACGTTGTTTTTTATCAGAAAGATGTTTGATCATTCTTCTTGCTGACAAAGTTCCCTTCGATTGTAACCTTCTTCGCATTGACTTGTATTGGTTTCTGATATCTTTGATATGACCTCCTGCAAAGAACCTGCAGTTCTTTTCAGTGGTTGATGCAACAGCAAGGTAGTTAATTCCAAGATCAACACCCATATAATTGGATGTTTCCTCCAGTTCTTTTTCTGAAACTTCCTTTTCAATGGACAGATGGAAATAATGATTACTATCCTTATGTCTTACAACCTTGGATGCTGTGAATTTCCATGTTCCGTCGAAGTATTGCTGTGCATTATCATAACTTTGTATCTCGTATGGTTTCCTCCCATTATTAATGGTTGTAATAGCAACTAAATCCTGACTTATACTAAAATCTCTTTTGTAGGATAGTGTCATCGAATACGGACTGAATGTTATTTCCTTCCAGATTACTTTTCTTTCCTTGATCTGTTCTTTCAAGGTTTTGTAGCATCCTGATACTTGTCTTGGGACGTTACAACTCATCTGGGATTTCAGTCCGATAACTTCACGGAGATATCCGTAAACGATATTCTGCAATTTATAAGAACCAATTGTTTTCCCGTTCTGAAAAACAACAGAAGAAGCATAGTTCATTCCATCCGAATACTTTTGCATGGTCTCTACCAGATCGTTATCTGGATTTACTATTTTTAGAATAACAGTTTTGGTCAGGATCATGCAATAACCTTCTTTCAGATATTTCAGTATATTGTTTGCTTTTTTTGTAGAGAATCGTTAGTAATATAATGGTTTTTAGGTTATAAATACCTTAATGTTAGTTGGGGTGGCGCATTCCTCCCCCACCTGTCGCTACGCTCCGAGGAAGGGGACTCCTGCTCTAATAGTTGAAATCAAATTAACAGCACATAACCGTAACAGTTTAGACATAATCTTACCTGTTTTATACCCCCACTCTTCATAGAACACCAAGAACAGGGTCACCTGTGAACCACATAACTATCGACAACAAGGTCATGAAGAGCCTGCTTATTTTCGCTGAACAGGATGGGCAAAATACCAAGTGCAAAAAATCTGATGCCGATATATTTTAAAATGAACCTTATGCAGGCTTTTCCGAATGAGATTCTTTGCCCTGAGCGGTCTATCACTATGATACCCATTAATTGCTTGCCTAATGTTGCTTGCTCAGCTGAACTTTCAAAATAGGGGTAGTATAGCATGGCAAGTACAGCAAGCATTAGGAGAATAACTATGCCCACGTTTTCGTTCTCAATTAAAAAAGGAGACAATAAAGCAAACAACATTGCGAATAAGAAAAATACTATTCCAATCACAGTATCATCTATCAGGGATGCAAAAAAACGTCTCCAGAAACCTGCATATTTTATTTCCTCCATTCTCACACCACCATTTGTATATTCCTCAAGTTACAGTTAATTATTTCATTTTATTGAAAGACAACGACACATGATTTTAACCACCTTCTACCTTCCTGTATTGCATGCGAAAAATCTAAACAGATCATACAGTAGCCTTCCTGAATACATGCATACTCACTGCAAGTATAATGGCAGCACCAACCACCAGTCCCACGAAAGTATTGACAGGGAAAATTCCTGCCTGCAGTGCACGAACACCATCTATGGCATAGCTTACCGGATTGAATCTGGCAATTGCAGCAAGCCATGATGGCATCTGGTCATATGGCATCAGAGCACTGCTTGTGAAGAACAGCGGCATAGATACCATTGAGTTAAATGCTGCATAGGAATCATGGTCTTCAAGGACAAGGGCAACAGTTGTCATTGCTGATGAAAGCAGAACTCCAAAGATCATGAGAATCAGGTATGTCTGGATTAGAAGCAGCGGATCAAGGAAATGTGCTCCAAGGATCACGGCAATGATCAGAATAACCGTTGACTGAAGCAATCCTCTTAGGGTTATAAAAAAGATCTTTCCAAATAAAATGGTCTCACGCGGGGCAGGCATAGCAAGGAACTTGGGCAGAAAACCCAGCACCTTGTCGAACATCAGAAGAGCTCCTCCCTGCAGGGAAGCACCAAGCATGGTGAGCACAAGGATACCTGGCGTTATAAAATCAAGGTAATTGTCCGTAAAACGTATAGGAAGGGCAAGCCCGACAAATATAAGCCATGCTGCTGGCATCACAAGGGAAGAGATCACATTGATCCTGCCGCGTATCCATCGTCTGAAATCACGTTCGAGATAATAAAGTGTCTGGATCATCCTCTCCTCCTGAGCATTGTCCTGAACCTCTGGTAGTCAAATGCTCCGGTATCTTCCTGTTCTGCAACCAGGGAAAGAAAAACATCATCCAGGGTTGGTTGCCTTATTGAAAAAGACTTTACTTTCATTCCGGCATCGGCAAGCTCACGCGTAAGAGCAAAGCCCGTTTCTCCTCCCGGAGTGGTTTCAAATTTGAGCTCATCTTCCTGTTGTCCAATGAACTTTACTCCTTCAATAACAGTGCCCCTGTATTCTCCATCTGCTCTGATGGCAATGATATCATTGCAGCAATGAGATTTCAGTGCTTCCGGCGAATCATTCGCGACCACAACACCGTGATCGATAATTCCTACCCTGTCACAGGCATAATCAGCCTCGTCCATGTAATGTGTTGTCACAAATACTGTCATTCCGTTATCCTTCAGATCGATGATGTGTTCCCAGATCTTTTTCCGACCTGCGACATCAAGCCCTATTGTCGGCTCGTCCAGAAAGAGAACTTCAGGATCATGAACAAGAGCCTGTGCAAGTTCAAGTCTTCTGCGCATACCGCCTGAATAAGTCCTTGCAAGATCATCGGCCCGGTCACCGAGCTCCATCTTTGCAAGAGCCTCATCAGCTATATCCCGTGGTCTTTTTACACCGTAGAGCTTTGCAAAAAAGATAACATTTTCCCGGCCTGTCAGCTTCGGGTCAACAGCCATGTCCTGAGGAACATAACTTATCCTGTCCCTCACCATCCGCGGTTCTTTGGTAATTGAATGACCGCAGATGGATGCATCGCCTGAAGTAGGAGAAAGGATAGTTGTCAGCATCTTAACCGTTGTTGTCTTCCCTGAACCATTCGGTCCGAGCAGACCGAAGATCTCGCGGTCAATGGAAAGATCCATTTCATTAACAGCTTTCAGATCGCCAAAACTTTTAGTCAGCCCGGTTATTTCAATAGCACTCATAATGATATCTGTGTCCTTTCAATTTTTATTTTTCTTTTCACGCACTTCACTGACGGTCATTATGTCAATACTTCCGCCCTGAACCGGCCCATCAGTCCCATCTAATCTGTCCTCAAGCCATCCTTCCGCTTCCAGATATGCTTCTCTTAGTCCTTCTGCAACTTCTGGGTCCGGGTTCCACAAACCGCGGCTTTGTGCTTCAAGAAGTCTTCTTCCGATCTCCTCAAATGCAAATGGATTCTCTTTTTCAAAGAAATCCCGGTTCTCCTGATTTAGGACGAAAGTCTTGGTGATCTCATCGAATATCCTGTCATCGACTTCACCTGTAGAAGCTTCCCATCCATAGACGGTACCTACCCGTTTTGCAATATCTCCTGCTCCTTTGTATCCATGGCGTTTCATTCCTTCTATCCAGGCAGGATTTAGGAGCTTTGTTGTCACAACCCTGCGCAATTCTGCAGCCAGGGTGCGCACTTCTACCTTTGAAGGAGTGCGGGTATCACCATAGTAGGCCTCCCACTTTTTTACCGGAAAGGGTGCGGGCTGCTGCGGTCATTCCTCCATGAGTGCCGAAATAGCAGCAGCAACCGCAGAGATCATATTCATCAGTGGCAGTTTTGTTGAAGGTCA encodes:
- a CDS encoding DUF4041 domain-containing protein translates to MAGEVVLFLIAAAFAVLYLKQRSKYNKAFEKYKGIEDVEAEIEKTKKELQKAQKTQEDTNNKLAAQNKQLSEEYSKKKSTYDQLLKETSALEEDLEFISYGLYKPHFDFNTSEAYEQRIFAVQELQKMMLKDKTAAMCSQSWTVEGSKQKGEQMVARNTKLMLRAFNGESDAAIMKVKWNNVQKMEERIKKAFEAINKLGEPTKIRITDKYLQMKLDELHLAYEYQEKLYQEREEQRQIREQMREEEKALREAEKAKKDAEQEEVRWQKALDEAKKQTEIATGEELSELNIKIADLQQQLQEAHEKKERALSMAQQTKRGHVYVISNIGSFGEDVYKIGMTRRLEPLDRVRELGDASVPFEFDVHAIIFSDNAPELENKLHRLFDDRRLNMVNYKKEFFNVGIEEIESAVKEMHGTFEFTMIAEAKQYRESVAIKEAKVNGNNPVPLVENKLPASI
- the nikR gene encoding nickel-responsive transcriptional regulator NikR is translated as MEQELMRIGVSLPDNLLTKFDSIIDQRGYSSRSEGIRDAIRSYMTHYEWMTEVQGRRVATITLIYDYMKRGLTGSLTEIQHEYSSVIKTSIITHLDPENCLEVIVLDGDSQDIRSVAEKLMSLKGVKYVKLNTAQPPESNDQIDEESGKNLDLG
- a CDS encoding transposase; the encoded protein is MILTKTVILKIVNPDNDLVETMQKYSDGMNYASSVVFQNGKTIGSYKLQNIVYGYLREVIGLKSQMSCNVPRQVSGCYKTLKEQIKERKVIWKEITFSPYSMTLSYKRDFSISQDLVAITTINNGRKPYEIQSYDNAQQYFDGTWKFTASKVVRHKDSNHYFHLSIEKEVSEKELEETSNYMGVDLGINYLAVASTTEKNCRFFAGGHIKDIRNQYKSMRRRLQSKGTLSARRMIKHLSDKKQRLMRDVNHKISKEIVKFVIENKVSLIGLEDLKGIRENKVRKVRKDKRYHQSSWAYRQLQDFIAYKAKEAGIKVHFVDPAHTSQECNRCNHVSNTNRNRLKFICKKCGYENNADLNASMNIERRTRDFGYISLSQGCVSATQTNA
- a CDS encoding RDD family protein — protein: MEEIKYAGFWRRFFASLIDDTVIGIVFFLFAMLFALLSPFLIENENVGIVILLMLAVLAMLYYPYFESSAEQATLGKQLMGIIVIDRSGQRISFGKACIRFILKYIGIRFFALGILPILFSENKQALHDLVVDSYVVHR
- a CDS encoding ABC transporter permease: MIQTLYYLERDFRRWIRGRINVISSLVMPAAWLIFVGLALPIRFTDNYLDFITPGILVLTMLGASLQGGALLMFDKVLGFLPKFLAMPAPRETILFGKIFFITLRGLLQSTVILIIAVILGAHFLDPLLLIQTYLILMIFGVLLSSAMTTVALVLEDHDSYAAFNSMVSMPLFFTSSALMPYDQMPSWLAAIARFNPVSYAIDGVRALQAGIFPVNTFVGLVVGAAIILAVSMHVFRKATV
- a CDS encoding ATP-binding cassette domain-containing protein, yielding MSAIEITGLTKSFGDLKAVNEMDLSIDREIFGLLGPNGSGKTTTVKMLTTILSPTSGDASICGHSITKEPRMVRDRISYVPQDMAVDPKLTGRENVIFFAKLYGVKRPRDIADEALAKMELGDRADDLARTYSGGMRRRLELAQALVHDPEVLFLDEPTIGLDVAGRKKIWEHIIDLKDNGMTVFVTTHYMDEADYACDRVGIIDHGVVVANDSPEALKSHCCNDIIAIRADGEYRGTVIEGVKFIGQQEDELKFETTPGGETGFALTRELADAGMKVKSFSIRQPTLDDVFLSLVAEQEDTGAFDYQRFRTMLRRRG
- a CDS encoding cobaltochelatase subunit CobN, which encodes MRTLAAELRRVVTTKLLNPAWIEGMKRHGYKGAGDIAKRVGTVYGWEASTGEVDDRIFDEITKTFVLNQENRDFFEKENPFAFEEIGRRLLEAQSRGLWNPDPEVAEGLREAYLEAEGWLEDRLDGTDGPVQGGSIDIMTVSEVREKKNKN